From the genome of Clostridium sp. BNL1100, one region includes:
- a CDS encoding 2-isopropylmalate synthase has translation MARTIKIFDTTLRDGEQTPGVNLNLQEKMEIAKQLVRLGVDVIEGGFAIASPGDFESIMTLSRNLKGVTIASLCRAVEKDIDRAWEAVQYAESPRIHTFIATSDIHMKYKLKMTEEEVLERAVAMVKHAKAYCSNVEFSAEDASRTREEFLYRIVEAVINAGATTVNIPDTVGYSTPQEFGRLIRNIRNNVPNIDKADISVHCHNDLGLAVANSLAAVANGAVQVECTINGLGERAGNAAIEEIIMGINTRKDYYDITHKIDTTQIYRASRLVSSLTGVNVQPNKAIVGANAFAHESGIHQHGVLSEKTTYEIMTPESVGMGQNRMVLGKLSGHHAFEERLREMGYSLSDEEVKTAFTKFKDLADKKKVVTDKDIEALVDENIAVPEIFVIDSFQINSGNKMISTSTVSIKKDEDIITEAATGDGPVDAAFNAIERATGVNAELVHYSIKAVTEGKDALGEVTVKISNNNSVFMGKGVSTDIIEASVKAYLNAINRSISEIGESIINQ, from the coding sequence ATGGCCAGAACGATTAAGATATTTGATACCACATTAAGGGATGGAGAGCAAACACCCGGTGTTAACCTTAATCTCCAGGAAAAGATGGAAATAGCAAAGCAACTGGTAAGGCTAGGTGTAGACGTTATTGAGGGCGGATTTGCCATTGCATCCCCCGGCGACTTTGAATCAATAATGACACTTTCCAGGAACCTGAAAGGGGTTACAATAGCAAGCCTGTGCCGTGCCGTAGAAAAAGATATAGATAGAGCTTGGGAGGCAGTTCAGTATGCGGAAAGCCCAAGAATACACACCTTTATTGCTACTTCGGATATCCATATGAAATACAAGTTGAAAATGACAGAAGAAGAGGTGCTGGAAAGGGCTGTAGCCATGGTCAAACATGCCAAAGCCTACTGTTCCAATGTTGAATTTTCAGCAGAAGATGCCAGCAGAACCCGGGAGGAGTTCCTGTATCGTATAGTAGAAGCTGTTATCAATGCCGGAGCTACAACAGTAAATATTCCGGATACGGTGGGATATTCAACTCCGCAGGAGTTTGGAAGACTTATAAGGAATATAAGAAATAATGTACCTAATATTGACAAGGCGGATATAAGCGTTCACTGTCATAACGATTTGGGCCTTGCTGTTGCTAATTCACTTGCAGCTGTTGCAAATGGAGCTGTACAGGTTGAATGTACAATTAACGGTCTTGGTGAAAGAGCCGGAAATGCTGCGATAGAAGAAATAATAATGGGTATAAATACAAGAAAAGATTACTATGATATAACACATAAGATTGATACAACACAGATATACCGGGCAAGCAGGCTTGTCTCAAGCCTTACCGGTGTGAATGTACAACCCAATAAGGCAATCGTGGGAGCAAATGCTTTTGCACACGAGTCAGGAATACATCAACATGGTGTACTTTCTGAAAAGACCACTTATGAGATTATGACTCCCGAATCAGTAGGAATGGGTCAGAACAGAATGGTTCTGGGCAAGCTGTCAGGACATCACGCTTTTGAAGAAAGATTGAGAGAGATGGGTTACTCCCTGTCTGATGAAGAAGTAAAGACTGCCTTTACAAAATTTAAAGATTTGGCTGACAAGAAAAAGGTAGTCACTGACAAGGATATTGAAGCACTGGTAGATGAAAACATTGCGGTTCCTGAAATCTTCGTAATAGATAGTTTTCAGATAAACAGCGGAAATAAAATGATATCAACCTCAACGGTCAGTATTAAAAAAGATGAGGACATCATAACCGAAGCTGCAACGGGAGATGGCCCTGTAGATGCAGCATTTAACGCAATTGAGCGTGCTACGGGGGTTAATGCAGAGTTGGTTCATTATAGTATAAAGGCGGTAACGGAAGGAAAGGATGCTCTTGGTGAGGTAACCGTAAAAATATCGAACAATAACAGCGTATTTATGGGCAAGGGTGTCAGTACTGACATCATTGAGGCCAGTGTTAAGGCATACCTGAATGCAATAAACAGGTCTATAAGCGAAATTGGAGAAAGCATAATTAACCAGTAA
- the ilvC gene encoding ketol-acid reductoisomerase — MAKMYYDSDCNLKLLEGKTVAVIGYGSQGHAHAQNLKDSGVNVIVGLTPTSVRRKQVEADGLKVYDTAEAAKMAEIIMILIPDEKQAAMYEECIAPNLEAGNILMFAHGFNINFKQIVAPADVDVIMVAPKGPGHTVRSQYKEGRGVPALIAVEKDASGKAKEYALAYASGIGAGRAGILETTFREETETDLFGEQAVLCGGVTELMKAGFETLVAAGYQPEIAYFECIHEMKLIVDLINQGGFGEMRYSISDTAEYGDYVTGKRIITDETRKEMKKVLKEIQDGKFAANWIMENKAAGRANFISMRRNESEHQLETVGAELRKMMSWLKK, encoded by the coding sequence ATGGCAAAAATGTATTATGACAGTGACTGCAATTTGAAACTACTGGAGGGAAAAACAGTAGCGGTTATAGGATACGGAAGTCAGGGGCATGCACATGCACAAAACCTAAAGGACAGCGGAGTTAATGTAATAGTAGGACTTACTCCGACATCTGTAAGAAGAAAGCAGGTTGAGGCTGACGGCCTGAAGGTTTATGATACCGCAGAGGCAGCGAAAATGGCTGAAATCATTATGATACTCATTCCTGACGAAAAACAGGCGGCAATGTATGAAGAGTGTATAGCACCTAACCTTGAAGCAGGCAACATTCTTATGTTTGCACACGGCTTCAATATAAACTTCAAACAGATAGTTGCTCCGGCTGATGTTGATGTAATCATGGTTGCACCAAAGGGCCCCGGCCACACTGTAAGAAGTCAGTACAAGGAAGGAAGAGGTGTTCCTGCACTGATTGCAGTTGAAAAAGATGCTTCCGGAAAAGCAAAGGAATACGCTTTGGCATATGCCTCCGGCATTGGAGCAGGCAGAGCCGGGATACTTGAAACAACCTTTAGAGAAGAAACAGAAACAGACTTGTTCGGTGAACAGGCTGTGCTTTGCGGAGGTGTAACAGAATTAATGAAGGCCGGTTTTGAAACATTGGTTGCAGCAGGCTATCAGCCTGAAATAGCTTATTTTGAGTGTATACACGAAATGAAGCTGATTGTAGACCTTATCAATCAGGGCGGCTTCGGTGAAATGAGATATTCCATTAGCGACACCGCAGAATACGGTGATTATGTTACAGGAAAGAGAATAATCACAGACGAAACCAGAAAGGAAATGAAAAAAGTACTTAAAGAAATTCAGGATGGTAAGTTCGCTGCCAACTGGATAATGGAAAACAAAGCAGCTGGAAGAGCAAACTTTATATCAATGAGAAGAAATGAATCTGAACACCAGTTGGAGACAGTAGGAGCTGAGCTTAGAAAAATGATGAGCTGGTTAAAGAAATAA
- the ilvN gene encoding acetolactate synthase small subunit has product MAKHTLSVLVENRSGVLSRVAGLFSRRGFNIDSLAVGVTENPEVSRMTIVVDGDEYTVEQVSKQLNKLIDIIKIRALENSESVSRELALIKVNATSSTRSEIVQIVEIFRAKIVDVSKNTLTVEISGSGDKVRALEDMLRQFGIKEIVRTGTIAIERGNKYIKAGSTEEI; this is encoded by the coding sequence ATGGCGAAGCATACACTTTCTGTACTGGTTGAAAACCGCTCCGGAGTATTGTCCAGAGTAGCAGGTTTATTCAGCAGGAGGGGGTTCAATATTGATAGCCTTGCAGTAGGGGTAACAGAGAATCCTGAAGTATCACGAATGACTATCGTGGTTGACGGAGACGAATACACCGTTGAGCAGGTAAGCAAGCAGCTTAATAAGTTAATTGATATTATCAAGATAAGGGCTTTGGAAAATTCTGAATCCGTCAGTCGTGAACTTGCCCTGATAAAGGTTAATGCAACATCCTCTACAAGGTCTGAAATAGTCCAGATAGTTGAGATATTCAGAGCAAAAATTGTAGATGTATCAAAAAATACATTAACAGTTGAAATATCAGGTTCCGGTGATAAAGTCAGGGCTCTTGAGGATATGCTCAGGCAGTTTGGTATAAAGGAAATCGTAAGAACAGGTACAATTGCTATTGAAAGAGGCAATAAGTATATTAAGGCAGGAAGTACGGAAGAAATATAG
- the ilvB gene encoding biosynthetic-type acetolactate synthase large subunit, protein MKITGAQALVKALELENITTIFGYPGAAICPFYDALLDSDINHILTRNEQGAAHAASGYSRVTGKTGVCVATSGPGATNLITGIATAYSDSIPMVAITGQVSLDLIGRDVFQEADITGATEPFCKHNYLVKNVKDLPRIVKEAFHIASTGRPGPVLIDVPVDIQTDTLDFRYPDEVDIKGYKPNYKGHPQQIKKIAEAVSGSQRPVICAGGGVITAKASEIMTRLAEKYQIPVVTTLMGIGSIQVGHPLNFGMLGSHGVYAANYAVHNTDLLIIIGARVGDRALGTAGKIAEKARIIHIDIDPAEIGKNVSTTIPVVGDAGLILEDLYKAIQNCNTSQWLDSMRQAVKKNKVELTEQSSYVNPKKLIAELSKRLDDDAIVVTEVGQNQIWAANNFIARKPGSFITSGGLGTMGYGLPAGIGAKTGRPGSTVVVIGGDGSFQMSMPEMGTIKQNRLGVKILILNNNRLGMVREMQKNKYKKRYSQVFLDDNPDFVKIAEAYGFKSERISCNSQIDSALDRFLADDNVYLLECSIDPEEETV, encoded by the coding sequence TTGAAAATAACAGGAGCTCAAGCATTGGTAAAGGCACTTGAGTTGGAAAACATAACTACAATTTTCGGATATCCCGGTGCGGCAATCTGTCCATTTTATGATGCACTGCTGGATTCAGATATCAATCACATACTTACAAGAAACGAGCAGGGAGCAGCACATGCTGCCAGCGGATATTCAAGAGTTACCGGAAAAACAGGCGTGTGTGTGGCTACCTCGGGGCCCGGTGCGACAAACCTTATAACAGGGATTGCAACTGCATATTCGGATTCGATTCCAATGGTAGCTATTACAGGGCAGGTATCTCTTGATCTGATAGGCAGGGATGTGTTTCAGGAGGCAGACATTACAGGAGCTACAGAACCCTTCTGCAAGCATAACTACTTGGTGAAGAACGTCAAAGATTTACCCAGAATAGTAAAAGAAGCTTTCCATATTGCTTCTACCGGCAGGCCTGGGCCGGTACTGATAGATGTACCTGTGGACATACAGACAGATACACTAGATTTCAGATATCCCGATGAAGTAGATATTAAGGGATATAAGCCAAATTATAAAGGTCATCCACAGCAGATAAAAAAGATTGCTGAGGCGGTTTCCGGCTCACAAAGGCCGGTTATATGTGCAGGAGGGGGAGTTATCACTGCAAAGGCTTCGGAAATAATGACAAGGCTTGCAGAGAAGTATCAAATACCTGTAGTGACAACGTTAATGGGAATTGGTTCAATACAGGTAGGCCATCCTTTGAATTTCGGAATGTTGGGTTCCCATGGAGTATATGCAGCCAACTATGCAGTACATAACACTGACCTCCTTATAATAATCGGGGCAAGAGTGGGAGATCGTGCTTTGGGAACAGCAGGCAAGATAGCTGAAAAGGCTAGAATAATTCATATTGACATTGATCCTGCCGAGATAGGGAAAAATGTAAGTACTACGATACCTGTGGTAGGAGATGCCGGATTGATTCTTGAGGACTTGTATAAGGCTATTCAAAACTGTAATACTTCACAATGGCTCGATAGTATGCGACAGGCTGTTAAAAAGAACAAAGTTGAATTAACGGAGCAAAGTAGTTATGTCAATCCCAAGAAGCTTATAGCTGAACTTTCAAAAAGGCTTGATGATGACGCAATAGTAGTTACGGAAGTCGGACAAAATCAGATATGGGCTGCAAACAATTTTATTGCAAGAAAACCGGGATCTTTTATTACCTCAGGGGGATTGGGAACTATGGGTTATGGTCTTCCGGCAGGCATCGGAGCCAAGACAGGCAGACCTGGCAGTACGGTAGTTGTTATAGGTGGTGACGGAAGTTTTCAGATGTCAATGCCGGAGATGGGTACCATAAAGCAAAACAGGCTGGGAGTAAAAATCCTTATACTCAATAATAACAGGCTTGGTATGGTTCGTGAAATGCAGAAGAACAAATATAAAAAGAGATATTCACAGGTATTTCTTGATGATAACCCTGATTTCGTTAAAATAGCGGAAGCTTATGGATTCAAATCTGAAAGAATATCCTGTAATTCGCAGATAGACAGTGCATTGGACAGATTCCTTGCTGATGATAATGTATATCTGCTGGAATGTAGTATTGATCCTGAAGAAGAAACGGTTTAG
- a CDS encoding glycoside hydrolase family 43 protein: MTKKDCNYFSNPILPGFYPDPSICRVNDDYFLVTSSFTYFPGLPIFHSKDLVNWKQIGHALDRTTQLDLDELEQSQGIYAPTIRYNNGLFYIACTNVGKKGNFIITAEKPEGPWSEPYWLDDAPGIDPSLFFDDDGKVYFIGTNEAPDGTYYGDNEIWMRELDTVKMQLTGPRHGLWRGAMKNAVWPEGPHIYKINGYYYLMIAEGGTDYHHSVTIARSKSITGPYEGCKGNPILTHRHLGRKYPIANVGHADLVETQNGEWWMVALASRPYGGYYRNLGRETFLIPVTWEDGWPVVSPLSGKVEFTYERPKLPPDNPVEAMACDHFDTETLGFTWNFVRTPRENFYNLTDRQGYLRLKLRPAKITEQKNPSYVGRRQQHINFRAKTIMEFSPENNNEAAGILVIQNNNYHMRLECTRSGEKNIIRLVVCDDGKESIIAQKEITHKRIHMVVQACGQDYSFYFGDENQLIELSVNVDGRILSTDVAGGFIGTYVGMFASSNGYASRNTADFDLFEYSGL; the protein is encoded by the coding sequence TTGACAAAAAAAGATTGTAATTATTTCAGTAATCCCATATTGCCGGGGTTTTATCCAGATCCATCAATATGTCGTGTAAACGATGACTATTTCCTTGTTACATCAAGCTTTACATATTTTCCGGGACTACCTATTTTCCATAGCAAGGATTTAGTCAATTGGAAACAGATAGGACATGCCCTGGACAGGACAACTCAGCTTGACTTAGATGAACTTGAACAATCCCAGGGAATATATGCTCCAACAATCAGATACAATAACGGCTTATTTTATATTGCGTGTACCAATGTAGGAAAAAAGGGCAATTTCATAATAACAGCGGAAAAACCGGAGGGCCCGTGGTCAGAACCATACTGGCTGGACGATGCACCCGGCATAGACCCGTCACTTTTCTTTGATGATGACGGAAAGGTATATTTTATTGGAACAAATGAAGCCCCCGATGGAACCTACTATGGCGACAACGAAATCTGGATGCGGGAACTGGACACCGTGAAGATGCAACTGACAGGCCCAAGACACGGTTTGTGGAGAGGTGCAATGAAAAATGCCGTGTGGCCTGAAGGACCACATATCTATAAAATTAACGGATACTACTATTTAATGATAGCAGAGGGTGGAACAGATTATCACCATTCAGTTACAATTGCCAGAAGCAAAAGTATAACAGGCCCGTATGAGGGTTGCAAAGGAAATCCTATTCTTACCCATAGGCATTTGGGAAGAAAATACCCTATTGCAAATGTAGGCCACGCCGACCTTGTTGAAACCCAAAACGGCGAGTGGTGGATGGTGGCACTAGCATCAAGGCCGTATGGAGGATACTATAGAAACCTTGGCCGTGAAACATTTCTTATTCCTGTTACATGGGAAGATGGTTGGCCGGTAGTAAGTCCTTTAAGCGGAAAAGTCGAGTTTACGTATGAAAGACCTAAGCTTCCTCCGGATAACCCAGTTGAAGCAATGGCTTGTGACCACTTTGACACTGAAACGCTTGGCTTTACATGGAATTTTGTGCGAACTCCAAGAGAAAACTTTTACAACCTCACCGACCGACAGGGATATTTAAGGTTAAAGCTCAGACCTGCAAAAATCACCGAGCAGAAGAACCCCAGCTATGTAGGCAGGCGCCAACAGCATATTAATTTCCGGGCAAAAACAATAATGGAGTTTTCCCCTGAGAACAATAATGAAGCGGCAGGCATATTAGTAATACAAAATAACAATTATCATATGAGGTTAGAATGTACTCGCTCTGGAGAGAAAAATATAATAAGGCTGGTTGTATGTGATGACGGAAAGGAAAGCATCATTGCTCAAAAGGAAATTACGCACAAACGTATTCATATGGTAGTTCAGGCATGTGGGCAGGATTACAGCTTTTACTTTGGAGATGAAAATCAGCTCATAGAGCTGTCTGTCAATGTAGACGGAAGAATACTGAGTACTGATGTAGCAGGGGGATTTATTGGGACATATGTAGGGATGTTTGCCAGCAGCAATGGTTATGCCAGCAGAAATACTGCAGATTTTGATTTATTTGAATATTCAGGATTATGA
- the tadA gene encoding tRNA adenosine(34) deaminase TadA — protein MYTRNEQFMLAAIKQAKEAYEKGESPVGAIIVKDGEIIACGRNQKEEKLDVTSHAEIEALKKAAKELGTWKLKDCDMYVTLEPCSMCAGAIIQSRIKTLYIGAMDKKAGAAGSVVDLFRVPQFNHSVDVVYGLMFEECGNILTEFFKQLRK, from the coding sequence ATGTACACCAGAAACGAGCAATTTATGCTTGCAGCAATCAAACAAGCAAAAGAGGCATATGAAAAGGGTGAATCCCCGGTAGGAGCAATTATAGTAAAGGATGGAGAGATTATCGCCTGCGGTCGTAATCAAAAGGAAGAAAAGCTGGATGTAACATCCCATGCCGAAATAGAAGCTTTAAAAAAAGCGGCAAAGGAGCTTGGAACATGGAAACTGAAGGACTGTGACATGTACGTTACTCTGGAACCGTGCTCAATGTGTGCAGGAGCTATTATTCAATCAAGAATAAAAACACTTTATATAGGAGCAATGGACAAAAAGGCGGGTGCCGCAGGGTCAGTAGTAGATTTATTCAGAGTTCCGCAATTTAATCATAGCGTTGACGTAGTATATGGATTAATGTTCGAGGAATGTGGAAACATATTAACAGAATTTTTTAAGCAGCTAAGAAAATAA
- the gmd gene encoding GDP-mannose 4,6-dehydratase, producing the protein MKKALITGITGQDGSYLSEFLLDKGYEVHGIARRSSSLNTQRISHLLEDKTGENSQISLHFGDLSDSGSLSKLIYKIEPDEVYNLGAQSHVKVSFDVPEYTGDVDALGTVRLLESIREINPRIKFYQASSSELFGKVRETPQSETTPFYPRSPYGVSKMYAYWITVNYREAYDLFACNGILFNHESPRRGETFVTRKITKGISDIVNGKVDKLYLGNIDAKRDWGFAGDYVEAMWLILQQNKPDDYVIATGETHTVREFCNLAFKHVGITLEWHGSGEQEKAVDSATGKELINISSKFFRPTEVDLLLGDPSKAKSQLNWKQKVSFEELVKMMVESDLMGR; encoded by the coding sequence ATGAAAAAAGCTTTAATTACAGGAATAACAGGTCAGGATGGGTCATATCTGTCTGAGTTTTTATTAGATAAAGGGTACGAAGTTCACGGAATCGCCAGAAGAAGCAGCAGCTTGAATACTCAAAGGATATCCCATCTTCTTGAGGATAAAACCGGAGAGAATTCACAAATTTCTCTCCATTTCGGAGATTTATCCGACTCCGGAAGTCTCAGTAAACTAATCTATAAGATAGAACCCGATGAAGTTTACAATCTGGGTGCCCAAAGTCATGTCAAAGTCTCATTTGACGTTCCCGAATACACTGGAGATGTTGATGCGTTGGGAACTGTAAGACTTTTGGAGAGTATCAGAGAAATTAACCCTCGCATCAAGTTTTATCAGGCTTCCTCAAGCGAATTATTCGGTAAGGTAAGAGAAACTCCTCAAAGTGAGACTACTCCCTTCTATCCGAGAAGTCCATATGGCGTATCCAAAATGTATGCGTACTGGATTACAGTAAATTATCGTGAAGCATATGACCTTTTTGCCTGTAATGGAATACTTTTCAACCATGAGTCCCCCAGACGCGGAGAAACTTTCGTAACCCGTAAGATAACTAAAGGTATATCCGACATAGTAAATGGGAAAGTAGATAAACTTTATCTTGGCAACATTGACGCAAAAAGGGATTGGGGATTTGCGGGGGATTATGTAGAAGCAATGTGGCTCATACTTCAGCAGAATAAACCCGACGATTATGTTATAGCAACAGGGGAAACTCACACTGTAAGGGAATTCTGTAATCTTGCATTTAAACATGTAGGAATAACTTTGGAGTGGCACGGCTCTGGAGAGCAAGAAAAGGCTGTAGACAGTGCTACCGGGAAAGAGCTTATTAATATCAGCAGTAAATTTTTCCGACCCACAGAGGTAGATTTGCTTTTGGGTGATCCGTCTAAAGCCAAAAGCCAACTAAATTGGAAACAGAAAGTTTCTTTTGAGGAACTTGTTAAAATGATGGTTGAAAGTGATTTAATGGGGAGATGA
- a CDS encoding GDP-L-fucose synthase — MNKESKIYVAGHNGMVGSAIVRRLQKNGYENILCKSHKELDLTDQSLTDRFFMDEKPDYVFIAAAKVGGIHANNSFPADFIMENMLIECNLIKSAFKYGVKKLLFLGSSCIYPKLCPQPIKEEYLLTGELEPTNEAYALAKISGIKMCQSYNRQYGTRFISAMPASLYGVNDRFDINNSHVIPSMIIKFHEAKINNKPYVELWGTGSPLREFLYVDDMADACLYLMQNYEGNEFVNIGSGKEISIRELAETLKRVTEYTGELVFDTTKPDGTPRRVLDNTKIHKTGWVPLIDMEEGLRREYEYYLKYVVI; from the coding sequence ATGAATAAGGAAAGTAAAATCTATGTAGCCGGGCACAATGGTATGGTTGGTTCTGCAATAGTAAGGAGACTTCAAAAGAACGGGTATGAAAATATTTTATGTAAAAGTCACAAAGAGCTTGACCTTACAGACCAGTCTTTAACGGACCGCTTTTTTATGGATGAAAAACCAGATTATGTTTTTATTGCAGCTGCTAAGGTTGGCGGAATACATGCTAACAACTCCTTTCCTGCGGATTTTATAATGGAGAACATGCTTATAGAGTGCAATTTAATAAAAAGTGCTTTTAAATATGGAGTAAAAAAACTACTGTTTTTAGGCAGTTCATGTATATACCCTAAATTATGTCCTCAACCCATAAAGGAAGAATATCTTCTGACCGGTGAACTTGAGCCTACCAACGAAGCATACGCTCTTGCAAAAATATCAGGTATAAAAATGTGCCAATCCTACAATAGGCAGTATGGTACACGGTTTATTTCTGCAATGCCTGCAAGCCTCTATGGCGTCAATGACAGGTTTGATATTAACAATTCTCATGTTATACCTTCAATGATTATTAAGTTCCATGAGGCTAAAATTAATAACAAGCCATATGTTGAATTATGGGGCACCGGGAGCCCCCTAAGGGAATTTCTGTATGTTGATGACATGGCAGATGCATGCTTGTATCTTATGCAAAATTATGAAGGAAACGAGTTTGTTAATATCGGCTCAGGCAAGGAGATCAGCATACGTGAGCTTGCCGAAACATTAAAACGAGTAACGGAATACACCGGAGAACTTGTTTTTGATACAACCAAACCCGATGGTACCCCCAGGCGTGTACTGGATAACACTAAGATACATAAGACAGGGTGGGTACCTCTGATAGATATGGAAGAAGGTCTTAGAAGAGAATATGAATATTACCTGAAATATGTCGTTATATAA
- a CDS encoding DivIVA domain-containing protein yields MYYTPEDFKCLCIKKSLVNGYCRKQVDAILAQVGEDYISMAKENEEMKSKIDLLNETIQHYKILEESLQHSIIVAQHTSEQIKTNACEKAKNITDEAEVSAQKIIEIANLEVIKAKGKLDEIKGQLYSFKTKSEALISAQLDVLKQLFSEQNNE; encoded by the coding sequence ATGTATTATACTCCCGAAGATTTTAAATGTCTTTGCATAAAAAAGTCCCTGGTTAACGGATATTGCAGAAAACAGGTTGATGCGATCCTTGCCCAAGTGGGTGAGGACTACATAAGTATGGCTAAAGAAAACGAGGAAATGAAAAGCAAAATAGATTTACTTAATGAAACCATTCAACACTATAAAATACTTGAGGAATCATTACAGCATTCCATAATAGTTGCACAGCATACAAGTGAACAAATAAAAACAAATGCATGTGAGAAAGCAAAAAATATAACTGATGAGGCAGAGGTAAGTGCCCAGAAAATAATTGAAATTGCCAACCTTGAGGTAATTAAAGCAAAAGGAAAGCTGGATGAAATTAAGGGTCAATTGTACTCATTTAAAACAAAATCTGAGGCGTTGATAAGTGCACAACTTGATGTATTAAAGCAATTATTCAGTGAACAAAATAATGAGTAG
- a CDS encoding aminoglycoside phosphotransferase family protein, protein MDEKENMYMGLIRSRCPQINITKVEYLMNEGRHNDVIIINDTYIFKFARYDWSVAFLENEAKVTNFIRNRIEPLVPAHEPLGREMVKYNIIKGKPIFRNLLLQMNGKYQEALAQQIGSFLKTLHTIPVEDAENMGIGEFQNAIAQNGRKELIEEIYRKVFPYCSDYTKEYIKQVFKPVENDDDFLSYEPTLIHGDLSACHLLIDSRLKKLTGVIGFGLSGLGDPAYDVGILLDNLGEAFLKRVARYYPNMESLVDRARFYVTLNDILWVKDIADMIITRDFTNFRFNIRERDIMPIGCRW, encoded by the coding sequence ATGGATGAAAAAGAGAATATGTATATGGGGCTTATAAGAAGCAGATGCCCTCAGATTAATATAACAAAAGTGGAATACCTGATGAATGAGGGTAGACATAACGATGTAATTATCATAAATGATACTTACATTTTCAAATTTGCCAGATACGACTGGAGTGTTGCTTTTCTGGAAAACGAGGCCAAGGTTACTAATTTCATTCGTAATCGTATAGAACCCCTTGTTCCTGCTCACGAACCTCTTGGGAGAGAAATGGTGAAATACAATATAATAAAGGGAAAACCGATATTCAGGAACCTACTACTGCAAATGAATGGTAAATATCAGGAGGCTTTGGCACAGCAGATAGGCAGTTTTCTTAAAACACTCCATACCATACCAGTGGAAGATGCGGAAAATATGGGAATCGGTGAATTCCAAAACGCTATAGCACAAAATGGAAGGAAGGAACTTATTGAAGAAATATACAGAAAGGTATTTCCATACTGTTCCGATTATACAAAGGAGTATATAAAGCAAGTATTTAAACCTGTTGAGAATGATGATGATTTTTTGTCCTACGAACCTACTCTTATACACGGAGACCTTTCTGCTTGTCACCTGCTTATAGACAGTAGATTAAAAAAATTAACCGGTGTAATAGGTTTTGGACTTTCGGGATTGGGCGACCCTGCTTATGATGTTGGAATACTTCTTGATAATCTTGGTGAAGCTTTTTTAAAACGTGTGGCAAGGTATTATCCTAACATGGAGAGCTTAGTTGACAGGGCAAGATTTTATGTTACTTTGAATGATATCCTGTGGGTTAAGGACATTGCAGATATGATTATAACCAGAGACTTTACAAACTTCAGGTTCAATATCAGGGAAAGGGATATAATGCCCATAGGCTGTAGGTGGTAA